A single genomic interval of Stieleria maiorica harbors:
- a CDS encoding cbb3-type cytochrome c oxidase N-terminal domain-containing protein produces the protein MSEAPKTDHAYDGIEEYDNPLPGWWKWLFIASIVFCPFYWVYYHNGAKGRSIQDQYGVALAENTRLQFAEIGDLKLDGPTIARFMAKDSWVKVGESVFRANCVSCHGREGEGKVGPNLTDEAFKNITVLADIGKVINNGAGNGAMPKWSNRLHINEIVLVSAYVAKLRGQNVEGGRPEEGNKIAPWPEPVVEEESDEEGDAKS, from the coding sequence GTGAGTGAAGCACCAAAGACCGACCACGCCTATGACGGCATCGAAGAGTATGACAATCCGCTGCCGGGTTGGTGGAAATGGTTGTTTATCGCGTCGATCGTGTTCTGTCCGTTCTATTGGGTGTATTACCACAACGGCGCGAAAGGACGATCGATCCAAGATCAGTACGGCGTCGCGCTGGCGGAGAACACGCGATTGCAGTTCGCCGAGATCGGGGACCTGAAATTGGACGGCCCGACGATCGCCAGGTTCATGGCCAAAGACAGCTGGGTGAAGGTCGGCGAGTCGGTGTTCCGCGCCAATTGCGTCTCCTGTCACGGCCGCGAGGGCGAAGGCAAGGTCGGCCCGAATTTGACCGACGAGGCGTTCAAGAACATCACCGTGTTGGCGGACATCGGCAAAGTGATCAACAACGGCGCCGGAAACGGGGCGATGCCGAAGTGGTCCAATCGGCTGCACATCAACGAGATCGTTTTGGTGTCTGCCTATGTCGCCAAGTTACGGGGGCAGAATGTGGAAGGCGGCCGACCGGAAGAGGGCAACAAGATTGCGCCGTGGCCGGAGCCGGTGGTCGAGGAAGAGTCGGACGAAGAGGGCGACGCGAAGTCGTGA
- the ccoG gene encoding cytochrome c oxidase accessory protein CcoG, with the protein MNKTVPGNDALLDAPEHVLSTMERDGSRRWLRPRLSMGAWWQRRRIVAYLLMVVFVLVPHLRIGGKPVILLDIAGREFTILGRTFLPTDTLLLALLMLTVFVSIVLVTAIAGRAWCGWACPQTVYMEFLFRPIDRLFEGTVGKGGKAKRSVSFPLQIARFAVYVLLCGFLAHTFLAYFVRTDQLKEWVTSSPIEHPVAFVVMAATLGLMLFDFMFFREQLCLIACPYGRFQSVMLDEQSLIVAYDHVRGEPRKRGKHTSGDGAGDCVDCNQCVVVCPTGIDIRNGLQMECVNCTQCIDACDVVMERVGSPKGLIRYSSQDSIAGKAMKMFRARTIVYPLILLLLMSGLVFAISTKSGFDARIIRPGGAPFTMYPDGTASNEFRIRLVNRTSEPQKYGLVSESDDVTIEVLDEDKMSLEPGQSVLVPVHVTFKGSMTRGSGRKVVPATISDKSDNVREVEFSLLGPR; encoded by the coding sequence ATGAACAAGACTGTACCGGGCAACGACGCGTTGTTGGACGCTCCCGAACACGTGCTGAGCACGATGGAGCGTGACGGCAGTCGACGCTGGTTGCGTCCGCGATTGTCGATGGGGGCCTGGTGGCAACGTCGACGCATCGTTGCCTATCTATTGATGGTGGTGTTTGTGCTGGTCCCGCATCTGCGGATCGGCGGCAAGCCCGTCATCTTGTTGGACATCGCCGGTCGTGAGTTTACGATTCTGGGACGCACGTTTCTGCCGACCGACACGCTGTTGCTGGCGTTGTTGATGTTGACCGTGTTCGTCTCCATCGTCTTGGTCACCGCGATTGCCGGGCGCGCCTGGTGCGGCTGGGCCTGTCCCCAAACGGTCTACATGGAGTTTCTGTTCCGCCCGATCGATCGGTTGTTTGAAGGCACGGTGGGCAAGGGGGGCAAGGCGAAACGGAGCGTCTCGTTCCCGCTGCAGATCGCTCGCTTCGCGGTGTATGTCTTGTTGTGCGGATTTTTGGCCCACACCTTCCTGGCCTATTTTGTTCGCACCGACCAGCTGAAGGAGTGGGTGACCAGTTCACCGATCGAACATCCGGTCGCGTTTGTGGTGATGGCGGCAACGTTGGGATTGATGCTGTTTGATTTCATGTTCTTCCGCGAACAGCTTTGTCTGATCGCTTGCCCCTACGGTCGGTTCCAGTCGGTCATGCTGGACGAACAGTCGTTGATCGTGGCCTATGACCACGTCCGCGGCGAACCTCGAAAGCGTGGCAAACACACCTCCGGTGACGGCGCGGGGGACTGCGTGGATTGCAACCAGTGCGTCGTCGTCTGTCCGACCGGTATCGACATCCGAAACGGGTTGCAGATGGAATGTGTCAATTGCACCCAGTGCATCGACGCCTGTGATGTGGTGATGGAGCGGGTCGGGTCGCCCAAGGGGCTGATCCGCTACAGTTCCCAGGATTCGATCGCAGGGAAGGCGATGAAGATGTTCCGCGCCCGAACGATCGTTTATCCGCTGATTCTGTTGTTATTGATGAGCGGGCTGGTGTTTGCGATTTCGACCAAATCGGGGTTTGACGCGCGAATCATTCGTCCCGGTGGTGCCCCGTTTACCATGTATCCCGACGGCACGGCATCCAACGAGTTTCGCATTCGTCTGGTCAATCGCACCTCCGAGCCGCAAAAGTATGGATTGGTTTCCGAGTCGGACGATGTAACGATCGAAGTGTTGGATGAAGACAAGATGAGTCTGGAACCCGGCCAGTCGGTGTTGGTTCCCGTCCACGTCACGTTCAAGGGCTCGATGACGCGTGGCAGCGGTCGCAAGGTCGTGCCGGCGACGATTTCAGACAAAAGCGACAATGTTCGCGAAGTCGAATTCTCACTTTTAGGACCCCGGTAA
- a CDS encoding FixH family protein, which produces MATATGIESIESAERRAKRFWIALVVFLFAIQCTIMGLVMHLAIGDPSAAVVPDYHNRALNWDEARRTLEAADRLGWQIRFEASDVADDRGMRAIELNITDEQGDGIDNLVVGGKLYHHARADEVSPVSLKSIGEGNYLALVPAGRAGIWQLELKIDGASEPVAQSLTFNIKR; this is translated from the coding sequence ATGGCTACGGCGACAGGGATCGAATCCATCGAGTCGGCAGAACGACGCGCCAAGCGGTTTTGGATCGCGTTGGTCGTGTTTCTGTTTGCGATCCAATGCACCATCATGGGGCTGGTGATGCACCTGGCGATCGGCGATCCGTCGGCCGCCGTGGTGCCCGATTACCATAACCGGGCGCTGAACTGGGATGAGGCGCGGCGAACCCTGGAGGCTGCCGATCGGCTGGGGTGGCAGATCCGCTTTGAAGCCTCCGATGTCGCAGACGATCGGGGCATGCGGGCGATCGAATTGAACATCACCGACGAGCAGGGCGATGGGATCGATAACTTGGTGGTCGGCGGCAAGTTGTACCACCACGCGCGGGCCGACGAGGTCAGCCCGGTTTCGCTGAAGTCGATCGGCGAGGGAAATTATTTGGCGTTGGTGCCGGCCGGGCGAGCGGGCATTTGGCAACTGGAACTCAAGATCGATGGGGCTTCGGAGCCGGTGGCACAGTCGTTGACCTTCAACATCAAACGCTAG
- a CDS encoding sulfite exporter TauE/SafE family protein yields the protein MDTILVLVTAVVTASVLGSMHCVGMCGPLAIWASGGGDQVSRGTLAASTTLYHLGRLLTYTLAGGVAGLIGNIIDIGGDTLGIQVAAARVVGAAMIAMGLWKLWSLWRGRSKNVSAAPSAVGKVLVKLRPYIFRLPIAGRGFATGLLTTLLPCGWLYLFALIAAGTGSPMRGAIVMAAFWLGSVPALVGLVAGVRVLSLRFSRLVPGLAALMLIFAGCFTASGRGFSGLDSLEELKSSGTTIEQVEQSGEKPLPCCQVKDSFDHKLSRRR from the coding sequence ATGGACACAATCCTTGTATTGGTCACGGCGGTCGTGACCGCCAGTGTTTTGGGCAGCATGCACTGCGTCGGCATGTGCGGGCCGCTGGCGATTTGGGCCAGCGGCGGCGGCGACCAAGTCAGCCGCGGCACCTTGGCGGCGTCCACCACGCTGTACCATCTGGGACGATTGCTGACCTACACGCTGGCCGGAGGTGTGGCCGGATTGATCGGCAACATCATCGACATCGGCGGCGACACGCTGGGCATCCAGGTCGCCGCGGCCAGGGTTGTCGGCGCGGCGATGATCGCGATGGGATTGTGGAAGCTTTGGAGCCTCTGGAGGGGCCGATCGAAAAACGTCTCCGCGGCGCCGTCGGCGGTGGGAAAGGTGCTGGTCAAATTGAGGCCGTATATCTTTCGGTTGCCGATCGCCGGTCGCGGATTTGCGACGGGATTGTTGACGACGCTGCTGCCGTGTGGCTGGTTGTATTTGTTCGCGTTGATCGCGGCTGGAACGGGCAGCCCGATGCGTGGGGCGATCGTGATGGCGGCGTTTTGGCTGGGCAGTGTCCCGGCGTTGGTCGGTCTGGTCGCCGGGGTGCGCGTGTTGTCGCTTCGATTTTCACGACTGGTCCCGGGGCTGGCCGCGCTGATGCTGATTTTTGCGGGCTGCTTCACGGCCTCGGGGCGCGGATTCAGTGGTTTGGATTCGCTGGAGGAATTGAAGTCGTCGGGAACGACGATCGAGCAAGTCGAACAATCAGGGGAGAAACCGTTGCCGTGCTGTCAGGTGAAGGATTCTTTCGATCACAAACTGAGCCGCAGGCGCTAG
- a CDS encoding heavy metal translocating P-type ATPase encodes MSSTASTPQADSTSQPQRCEIPCVHCGLPTVCSSADDPTRVFCCGGCRQAYELIHGWGLDDYYAIRDRSGGSTGVFAKADASRYDCFDDDQYLGASAPRRGSDGSLSTELSVSGLHCAACAWLIENVAGRTRGWHLARVRLNRHTVQIVFDPEQIKLSEIAHLIGKLGYTLSPLTTEPVDRFRQENRRLLMQIAAAGFCAANAMWIAIALYAGDASGVASEHRLFLRIAAAVLGVATVAFPGRTFFVSALAALRNWTPHMDLPVALGLSVGTIVGLVNAISGSGEVYFDSLAMLVFLLLIGRWIQFRQQHRAASAVDLLLRITPQHARLIDKDSADAPARWVMVNSLTAGQVIRVNVSESIPVDGRIVEGETMVDRSLLTGESVPVEASVGDGVTAGTVNLSRPITVRVEAIGSDSRIGRVMESVEAAMAQRTPIVQLADRIGGVFVVVVTLLAVIAFAAWARHGIDLATAHATSLLIVACPCALALATPLAIAVSLGRAAKRKILIRDGDVLQQLSGRGTVWFDKTGTLTEGRPRAELVYGPTEALQMAAAIERECCHPIADAILREADRLDLAPPAQVDAIELEMGGISGRCEGSRVDVGNETFLRRQGAVPSTEILDQTQRCLENQTTPVIVAIDGQAIAVLAIADPIKRDAKSTVDRIRRSGWGVGILSGDHRELVDKVSRRVGIDPQNALGGLSPEDKLKQVTADGAGPVVMIGDGANDAAALAAADVGIAVRGGAEVSLQAAPVFVASGTLESVADLVDASRRTNHLIRTTFAVSLAYNVVAVVLAMLGFISPLVAAVLMPISSVSVLSLTLAWPTFADQAE; translated from the coding sequence ATGTCATCGACCGCATCCACGCCGCAAGCCGATTCGACCTCCCAGCCACAGCGCTGTGAGATCCCTTGTGTGCATTGTGGGTTGCCGACCGTTTGCAGCAGCGCCGACGATCCGACACGGGTGTTTTGCTGCGGTGGTTGCCGTCAGGCGTACGAGTTGATTCATGGTTGGGGGTTGGACGACTATTACGCGATCCGCGACCGGTCGGGCGGATCGACCGGCGTGTTTGCCAAAGCGGACGCGTCTCGCTACGACTGCTTTGACGACGATCAGTATCTGGGGGCGTCGGCGCCCCGACGTGGATCCGACGGCAGCCTGTCGACAGAGCTGTCGGTCAGCGGCTTACACTGCGCGGCGTGCGCGTGGCTGATCGAAAACGTCGCCGGGCGGACGCGGGGATGGCACCTGGCGAGGGTTCGATTGAATCGTCACACCGTTCAGATCGTCTTCGATCCCGAGCAGATCAAGCTCAGCGAAATCGCCCATCTGATCGGCAAGTTGGGTTACACGCTGTCGCCGCTGACGACCGAACCGGTGGACCGTTTCCGCCAGGAGAACCGCCGGTTGTTGATGCAGATCGCCGCGGCCGGTTTTTGTGCGGCCAATGCGATGTGGATCGCGATCGCACTGTATGCCGGTGACGCATCGGGCGTTGCCAGCGAGCACCGACTGTTTTTGCGGATCGCCGCGGCGGTGTTGGGTGTCGCCACGGTTGCGTTTCCAGGCCGGACGTTTTTCGTCAGTGCGCTGGCGGCGCTGCGAAACTGGACGCCGCACATGGACCTGCCGGTCGCGTTGGGGCTTTCGGTGGGCACGATCGTCGGATTGGTCAACGCGATCAGCGGTAGCGGCGAAGTCTATTTTGATTCGCTGGCGATGCTGGTGTTCTTGTTGCTGATCGGGCGTTGGATTCAGTTCCGACAACAGCATCGTGCGGCCAGCGCGGTCGATCTGTTGCTGCGGATCACACCCCAGCATGCCCGATTGATCGATAAAGATTCCGCCGATGCTCCCGCGCGCTGGGTGATGGTCAATTCATTGACCGCGGGGCAGGTGATCCGGGTCAACGTGTCCGAGAGCATTCCCGTTGATGGGCGGATCGTCGAGGGAGAAACGATGGTCGATCGATCGTTATTGACCGGTGAAAGCGTCCCGGTGGAAGCAAGCGTCGGCGACGGCGTGACTGCGGGCACGGTCAACCTGTCGCGACCGATCACGGTGCGTGTCGAAGCGATCGGGTCGGACAGTCGCATCGGGCGGGTGATGGAATCGGTCGAGGCGGCGATGGCTCAGCGAACGCCGATTGTGCAATTGGCCGACCGCATCGGCGGCGTTTTTGTTGTCGTGGTGACGCTGCTGGCGGTGATCGCGTTCGCCGCCTGGGCGCGTCACGGAATCGACCTCGCGACGGCCCATGCGACGTCGTTGTTGATCGTCGCCTGTCCGTGTGCGTTGGCACTGGCGACGCCGCTTGCGATCGCGGTTTCGCTCGGTCGGGCGGCGAAACGAAAGATCTTGATTCGCGACGGCGATGTGCTGCAGCAGCTTAGCGGTCGCGGCACCGTGTGGTTTGACAAGACGGGCACGTTGACCGAAGGACGTCCGCGGGCGGAACTTGTCTATGGACCGACCGAAGCGTTACAGATGGCCGCGGCGATCGAACGCGAGTGTTGTCACCCGATCGCCGATGCGATTCTGCGTGAAGCGGATCGGTTGGATCTTGCGCCGCCGGCGCAGGTGGACGCGATCGAGTTGGAGATGGGGGGGATTTCGGGCCGCTGCGAAGGAAGCCGGGTCGACGTAGGCAACGAAACGTTTCTGCGTCGTCAAGGCGCCGTGCCGTCGACGGAAATCTTGGATCAGACGCAGCGTTGTTTGGAAAATCAAACCACACCCGTGATCGTCGCGATCGATGGCCAAGCGATCGCGGTGCTGGCGATCGCCGATCCGATCAAACGTGACGCCAAATCGACGGTCGATCGGATCCGCCGGTCCGGCTGGGGGGTGGGGATTTTATCGGGTGACCACCGCGAGTTGGTCGACAAAGTGTCGCGCCGGGTCGGCATCGATCCGCAAAATGCGTTGGGCGGCCTTTCGCCGGAAGACAAGTTGAAACAGGTGACTGCCGATGGCGCGGGGCCGGTGGTGATGATCGGCGATGGGGCCAACGACGCGGCGGCGTTGGCGGCGGCGGACGTGGGGATCGCGGTGCGTGGGGGGGCCGAGGTGAGCCTGCAGGCGGCACCGGTGTTCGTCGCGTCGGGGACGCTGGAGAGCGTGGCGGACCTCGTGGACGCGTCGCGGCGGACGAACCATTTGATCCGCACGACGTTTGCGGTTTCGCTGGCGTACAATGTGGTCGCCGTCGTGTTGGCGATGTTGGGATTCATCAGCCCGCTGGTCGCGGCGGTGTTGATGCCGATCAGTTCGGTGTCCGTGTTGTCATTGACACTCGCCTGGCCGACGTTTGCCGATCAGGCAGAATAG
- the ccoS gene encoding cbb3-type cytochrome oxidase assembly protein CcoS, whose translation MSVLYIALPIALLLGGGGLLACLYCIRDGQYDDLDSPSVRILVDEHRVDDQDARDGPVDEDLSGSNQERV comes from the coding sequence ATGAGTGTGCTGTACATCGCATTGCCGATCGCGTTGCTGCTTGGTGGCGGCGGGCTGTTGGCATGCCTGTATTGCATCCGCGACGGCCAGTACGACGATCTGGATTCGCCCTCGGTCCGAATCCTGGTGGATGAACACCGGGTGGACGATCAAGATGCGCGTGACGGGCCGGTCGACGAAGATTTATCAGGAAGCAATCAAGAACGTGTCTGA